Proteins found in one Leptidea sinapis chromosome 23, ilLepSina1.1, whole genome shotgun sequence genomic segment:
- the LOC126971321 gene encoding uncharacterized protein LOC126971321 isoform X1, whose protein sequence is MDGDTERRAIICGLYDFGLAVSLQFLQTRPHINNIGITSSDSGVAGVKRSSGWVDRAVQLYNVRYNTDKSEDCISKCSSSQRTESPGLHRRSSVLTSTFHECEFARSLRQYPASSEMVTSRSAEIIQRVLTYSQGKSFTNRSRSRRLRPPGRVSSRRCLTHKGKTHRRNSLGRRNIQTTPVVVDDIKCRSNSYGSRSDDVEVMYQYLKQRPPTEVRYLSSIRNAVCKNLLDLCESAEDRPCAKSRYERHRRICPQREGKETNKIGVQVKQKSCFCQTPSSCVCKKQLYSNQPLRFIKEPDNLKTDIEQWVGNMFLLNNFDDIKDQKDFMVDKLIDLMKQIHTEGMNYQQAKDEIDRELKRLEIWNIDENESFVDKLAECFLMKFVQLQLPDKLGNYTLKELLEKISFEGYIPNAEIKIKDLPGFSKLTDTETKLLAKTLIAALKEQDFTNDDKSHSKRLRQFDKTDKFPNDIQIVTDTLKEKEVFIPEISEHNLEQMRSEQNKMNKNRLNLLHEVENKEGIKFEEDFSKFQESQPDVSFVRRKVKNEPTDQEEKRRGNLVKIIDDINLKKEKYSPKIVSDSADMTTNETIKVTKNLQDKSYTEPKNRKQWHQDNFTKFLQNEIDGLIRSVDKDNFEESLALKLSEWLQDTLSKVNMTEFDTTNEANSSSNKTKNVGFNNKFAMRYRSRDSINTLYDDGNIDDTDPSKTQLTSDSPFDANKMSRSNILHKENENLRLSEIHVSTPLKEPLNTTHLTQFQSPIRKDRRDTNSSDVTDDQSVNENLMGSQKKLCIKDFLRTWLREMNLFNKDIEEQIVGILAKDIMDRQKYLEVSNTLPTSNEELEHLKYQIYKRLKSIISYENLPQVIQNTNDLFDHLKNNLHCSDIENTSFDLKEAANYINRPKKSTDNDIDAKENIEKSRNILSTPQKYFQNKIHRFHSQQPQDTANNSEKPVDHISQNLSNIKEILQKWFKELNILDNVIESNVVDLLAQDLVEKQNYFQLSNPRLSINDLSHKICKRLQNVVNEDDLSNAMQETTILYERLKKLLKKSSEPVNKTYESNNEKDMTNHPKDPNSNIIGKEIKYTSTPRNTLKNKFNQTLSLSSIHEEPHDASHYSKKPNENHVQKISHILNEWFGKLNMFGKVIQNKIVDLLTQDIIDRKNYLQAINTKLSNDMELEHLKYLIFKRLNNIANDVDLGRAMKYAAELFIPLKDVYKDNSEIEDQFSNLTFGLERQLKDTSKTFYNDRQYLKNDGELTASPWNSLKKQIVEMIRKEYFPGSVPNIDIVKEIDQFIENVVRKSLHRKSDLELRNEIKDLFNKCHLHFNDSDFLEEELIQLIKSVKEDISTNTQEELVSAMDEYKERIRDTITKTIPFLEGIDPSFEALKDKLADAFVSLHYIADKPEEKHEYRTKIRGEIGRFCDNFLKRFPALQSNLENINEDLYNALLEVSVPCNELLEHTLESFNSIQDIIREWINELPLNQSEQLLAKKSTGILELTNTLHKFKKKRDIPHSQNDESTINAIIDWLKKLPIGNSPPFNFHDEAEKLLNAIVGEKTEGNVQSIKSDKNTQYTPRIPPSTLSAKDKEHLQIVRERNSKSQAYKNEFNSTTKYPALTIDISVQTENEYFSTTYKRVSHAESKEENNAYLSPKVFIKEYQWNDKAQGHLSNLETQSKINLTDETPNQSRRRIIQSMPDNSAKPIRSNLKHHENENLPEMHHLPERYMDSELPNFDDYDTIHRIPQLTSRTLPYIIESRNYESNLVRLLPHPNDDERQSIPKHNYRGKSCQRRMHREFYGMDVPYLDHQEAQKSGRRPDLSSKGKNTDFDHRLHCNCSRHMMSKCRSPSHYRPQISKCLKYCDRVNAPYCPYPSPLYFHDGVS, encoded by the exons GTACATTTCACGAATGCGAGTTCGCACGGTCGCTCCGGCAGTACCCAGCATCCAGTGAGATGGTGACGTCACGCAGCGCTGAAATCATTCAGAGAGTACTGACGTACTCGCAGGGGAAGAGTT TTACAAATCGTTCGAGGTCGAGGAGACTGCGTCCACCAGGTCGTGTCTCTTCGCGGAGATGCCTGACGCATAAAGGGAAGACACACAGAAGAAACAGCCTCGGTCGGAGAAACATCCAAACAACACCAGTAGTGGTAGACGATATCAAATGCCGGAGCAACAGTTATGGCTCAAG ATCTGACGATGTGGAAGTAATGTACCAGTACTTAAAGCAGAGGCCACCCACCGAAGTACGATATTTGTCCAGCATAAGGAACGCCGTATGCAAGAATCTGCTGGATCTATGTGAGAGTGCGGAG GACCGTCCTTGCGCCAAAAGCCGCTACGAACGCCACAGAAGAATATGTCCCCAGAGAGAAGGAAAGGAGACCAAT AAAATTGGCGTTcaagtaaaacaaaaatcatGTTTCTGTCAGACACCATCTTCATGCGTctgtaaaaaacaattatattcaaATCAGCCACTAAGATTTATAAAGGAACCGGACAATTTAAAAACTGATATTGAACAATGGGTgggaaatatgtttttattgaacAATTTTGATGATATCAAAGATCAAAAAGATTTTATGGTAGACAAGCTCATTGATTTGATGAAACAAATTCACACAGAAGGAATGAATTATCAGCAAGCTAAGGATGAGATTGATAGAGAGTTAAAGCGTTTGGAAATATGGAATATAGATGAAAATGAAAGCTTCGTAGATAAATTAGCTGAATGTTTTTTGATGAAGTTTGTGCAACTGCAACTCCCTGATAAACTTGGTAATTATACATTGAAAGAATTGTTAGAGAAAATATCTTTCGAAGGCTACATTCCTAATGCGGAGATAAAAATAAAGGACTTACCAGGATTTTCAAAACTTACCGATACTGAAACTAAACTATTGGCTAAGACCCTTATTGCAGCTTTAAAAGAACAAGACTTTACGAATGACGATAAAAGTCACTCCAAACGACTACGTCAGTTTGATAAGACCGATAAATTTCCGAATGACATTCAAATTGTAACCGATACTTTAAAGGAGAAGGAAGTTTTTATACCTGAAATTTCAGAACACAATTTAGAACAAATGAGAAGTGAAcaaaataagatgaataaaaacCGTCTAAATCTATTACATGAAGTAGAAAATAAGGAAGGAATTAAGTTTGAAGAAGATTTTTCTAAATTTCAGGAAAGTCAACCTGATGTCAGTTTCGTTAGACGGAAAGTGAAGAATGAGCCAACTGACCAAGAAGAAAAAAGGAGAGgaaatttagtaaaaataattgatgacattaatttaaaaaaagaaaaatattcccCTAAAATTGTAAGCGATTCGGCAGATATGACAACTAATGAGACAATAAAAGTTACTAAAAATCTTCAAGATAAAAGTTACACTGAACCGAAAAATCGAAAACAGTGGCACCAAGataattttacaaagtttttacAAAACGAAATTGATGGTTTAATACGAAGTGTTGACAAAGATAATTTTGAAGAATCATTAGCTTTAAAGTTAAGTGAATGGTTGCAGGATACTCTTAGTAAAGTAAACATGACAGAATTTGATACTACGAATGAGGCAAATAGTAGcagtaataaaactaaaaatgttgGTTTCAACAATAAGTTTGCAATGCGGTATCGGTCACGAGACTCTATTAACACTTTATATGACGATGGTAATATCGATGATACTGATCCTTCGAAAACGCAACTAACTAGTGATTCACCTTTTGATGCAAATAAAATGAGTAGATCAAATATTCTACACAAGGAAAATGAAAATTTGCGCCTCTCTGAAATCCATGTCTCAACACCATTAAAAGAGCCGTTAAATACGACACACCTCACACAGTTTCAATCTCCTATTCGTAAAGATCGACGTGATACGAATAGCAGTGATGTTACAGATGATCAGAGtgttaatgaaaatttaatgggttcacaaaaaaaattatgtattaaagaTTTCTTGAGAACATGGTTACGTGAAATGAATTTATTCAACAAGGATATTGAAGAACAAATAGTTGGTATTTTAGCAAAGGATATTATGGACCGACAAAAGTATTTAGAGGTTTCAAATACTTTACCGACTAGCAACGAAGAGTTGGAGCatctaaaatatcaaatatacaAGCGATTAAAAAGTATCATAAGTTATGAAAATCTGCCTCAAGTAATCCAAAATACTAATGATTTGTTtgatcacttaaaaaataatttacattgtAGTGATATCGAAAACACATCTTTTGATTTGAAAGAAGCAGCAAATTATATAAATCGGCCTAAAAAATCCACAGACAATGATATTGACGCCaaagaaaacatagaaaagtCTAGGAATATTTTGTCAACACCACAAAaatacttccaaaataaaatcCATCGATTTCATTCTCAACAACCTCAAGATACTGCAAATAATAGTGAAAAGCCTGTTGATCATatttcacaaaatctttctaatatcaaagaaattttacaaaaatggTTTAAAGAACTAAACATTTTGGACAATGTTATTGAGAGCAACGTTGTTGATCTTTTAGCACAAGATCTTGTagaaaaacaaaactatttccAACTTTCAAATCCTAGACTATCTATAAATGACCTTTCTCATAAAATTTGTAAGAGATTACAAAATGTCGTAAATGAAGATGACCTTTCTAATGCAATGCAAGAAACTACTATTTTATATGAACgcttgaaaaaattattaaagaaatcaAGTGAACCCGTAAATAAAACTTATGAATCCAATAACGAAAAAGATATGACTAATCATCCTAAAGATCCTAATTCTAACATAATTGGTAAAGAAATTAAATACACATCAACACCCCGAAATACcctaaaaaataagtttaaccAAACCTTATCTTTATCATCTATACACGAAGAACCGCATGATGCTTCACATTATAGTAAAAAACCAAATGAAAATCATGTACAAAAAATTTCACATATTTTAAACGAATGGTTTGGCAAATTAAACATGTTCGGCAaggtaattcaaaataaaattgttgatCTATTAACACAAGACATCATAGATAGGAAAAATTATTTACAGGCAATCAATACCAAACTCTCAAATGACATGGAGTTAGAAcatcttaaatatttaattttcaagcGGTTAAATAATATTGCCAATGATGTGGACTTGGGTCGTGCCATGAAATACGCTGCTGAATTATTCATTCCTTTAAAAGACGTATACAAAGACAATTCTGAAATCGAagaccagttttcaaatctaacgTTCGGACTGGAACGTCAGCTCAAAGATACTAGCAAAACTTTTTATAATGATCGCCAGTATCTCAAAAATGACGGTGAATTGACTGCTTCGCCATGGAACTCACTGAAAAAGCAAATAGTAGAAATGATAAGGAAAGAATATTTTCCAGGAAGTGTGCCCAACATTGATATAGTAAAAGAAATTGACCAATTTATAGAAAACGTAGTTCGGAAATCATTACATAGAAAGAGTGACTTAGAATTgagaaatgaaattaaagacCTTTTTAACAAATGTCACTTGCATTTCAATGATTCGGATTTTTTAGAAGAAGAActtatacaattaataaaaagcgTGAAGGAAGACATTTCAACAAATACTCAAGAGGAGTTGGTTTCTGCAATGGATGAATACAAAGAGCGTATTCGTGATACAATAACAAAAACCATACCATTTTTAGAAGGAATAGATCCATCTTTTGAAGCACTAAAAGACAAATTAGCAGATGCTTTTGTAAGTCTTCATTATATTGCTGATAAACCAGAGGAAAAACATGAATATAGAACGAAAATTCGAGGAGAAATTGGTCGTTTTTGTGATAACTTTTTAAAACGTTTCCCAGCTTTACAATCAAATTTAGAAAACATTAATGAAGATCTTTATAATGCTCTTTTAGAAGTTTCGGTACCTTGTAATGAATTATTAGAACACACACTTGAGAGCTTTAATAGTATTCAGGATATAATACGTGAATGGATAAATGAGTTACCCCTAAATCAGTCTGAACAGTTGTTAGCAAAGAAATCAACAGGCATACTAGAGTTAACTAATactttacataaatttaaaaagaaacgaGACATACCACATAGTCAAAATGATGAAAGTACAATAAATGCAATCATTGACTGGTTAAAAAAGTTGCCCATTGGGAATTCACCTCCTTTCAATTTCCACGACGAAGCTGAAAAGCTTTTGAATGCAATTGTAGGTGAAAAAACTGAAGGAAATGTACAATCTATAAAAAGCGATAAAAATACTCAATATACACCAAGGATACCACCTAGCACCTTAAGTGCCAAAGATAAGGAGCACTTACAAATAGTTCGTGAACGGAATTCAAAATCTCaagcttataaaaatgaatttaattcCACTACCAAATACCCTGCACTTACCATTGACATAAGTGTGCAAActgaaaatgaatattttagcaCAACATATAAACGAGTATCACACGCTGAAAGTAAAGAAGAAAATAACGCATATCTCTCACCAAAAGTTTTCATTAAAGAATATCAATGGAACGACAAAGCTCAGGGTCATCTATCGAATTTGGAAACGCAatcgaaaataaatttaactgaTGAAACACCCAATCAATCAAGAAGAAGGATAATTCAAAGCATGCCAGATAATTCTGCAAAGCCGATAAGGTCTAATTTAAAACACCATGAGAACGAAAATCTACCAGAAATGCATCATTTACCTGAAAGATATATGGACTCAGAATTACCGAATTTTGATGATTATGATACTATTCACAGAATACCGCAGTTGACTTCGCGGACACTACCATACATAATAGAATCACGTAACTACGAAAGTAATCTCGTTAGATTGCTTCCACATCCAAATGATGATGAAAGACAAAGTATCCCTAAACATAATTATAGAGGGAAAAGTTGTCAACGCAGAATGCATAGAGAATTTTATGGAATGGACGTACCATACTTAGATCATCAAGAAGCACAAAAAAGTGGTAGACGTCCAGATTTATCTAGTAAAGGTAAAAATACAGACTTTGATCATAGGTTGCATTGTAATTGCAGTCGTCACATGATGAGTAAATGCCGGTCTCCTAGTCATTATCGGCCTCAAATTAGTAAATGTCTTAAATATTGTGATCGTGTTAATGCTCCGTATTGTCCTTATCCTAGTCCATTGTATTTCCATGATGGTGTGTCGTAA
- the LOC126971321 gene encoding uncharacterized protein LOC126971321 isoform X2: MVTSRSAEIIQRVLTYSQGKSFTNRSRSRRLRPPGRVSSRRCLTHKGKTHRRNSLGRRNIQTTPVVVDDIKCRSNSYGSRSDDVEVMYQYLKQRPPTEVRYLSSIRNAVCKNLLDLCESAEDRPCAKSRYERHRRICPQREGKETNKIGVQVKQKSCFCQTPSSCVCKKQLYSNQPLRFIKEPDNLKTDIEQWVGNMFLLNNFDDIKDQKDFMVDKLIDLMKQIHTEGMNYQQAKDEIDRELKRLEIWNIDENESFVDKLAECFLMKFVQLQLPDKLGNYTLKELLEKISFEGYIPNAEIKIKDLPGFSKLTDTETKLLAKTLIAALKEQDFTNDDKSHSKRLRQFDKTDKFPNDIQIVTDTLKEKEVFIPEISEHNLEQMRSEQNKMNKNRLNLLHEVENKEGIKFEEDFSKFQESQPDVSFVRRKVKNEPTDQEEKRRGNLVKIIDDINLKKEKYSPKIVSDSADMTTNETIKVTKNLQDKSYTEPKNRKQWHQDNFTKFLQNEIDGLIRSVDKDNFEESLALKLSEWLQDTLSKVNMTEFDTTNEANSSSNKTKNVGFNNKFAMRYRSRDSINTLYDDGNIDDTDPSKTQLTSDSPFDANKMSRSNILHKENENLRLSEIHVSTPLKEPLNTTHLTQFQSPIRKDRRDTNSSDVTDDQSVNENLMGSQKKLCIKDFLRTWLREMNLFNKDIEEQIVGILAKDIMDRQKYLEVSNTLPTSNEELEHLKYQIYKRLKSIISYENLPQVIQNTNDLFDHLKNNLHCSDIENTSFDLKEAANYINRPKKSTDNDIDAKENIEKSRNILSTPQKYFQNKIHRFHSQQPQDTANNSEKPVDHISQNLSNIKEILQKWFKELNILDNVIESNVVDLLAQDLVEKQNYFQLSNPRLSINDLSHKICKRLQNVVNEDDLSNAMQETTILYERLKKLLKKSSEPVNKTYESNNEKDMTNHPKDPNSNIIGKEIKYTSTPRNTLKNKFNQTLSLSSIHEEPHDASHYSKKPNENHVQKISHILNEWFGKLNMFGKVIQNKIVDLLTQDIIDRKNYLQAINTKLSNDMELEHLKYLIFKRLNNIANDVDLGRAMKYAAELFIPLKDVYKDNSEIEDQFSNLTFGLERQLKDTSKTFYNDRQYLKNDGELTASPWNSLKKQIVEMIRKEYFPGSVPNIDIVKEIDQFIENVVRKSLHRKSDLELRNEIKDLFNKCHLHFNDSDFLEEELIQLIKSVKEDISTNTQEELVSAMDEYKERIRDTITKTIPFLEGIDPSFEALKDKLADAFVSLHYIADKPEEKHEYRTKIRGEIGRFCDNFLKRFPALQSNLENINEDLYNALLEVSVPCNELLEHTLESFNSIQDIIREWINELPLNQSEQLLAKKSTGILELTNTLHKFKKKRDIPHSQNDESTINAIIDWLKKLPIGNSPPFNFHDEAEKLLNAIVGEKTEGNVQSIKSDKNTQYTPRIPPSTLSAKDKEHLQIVRERNSKSQAYKNEFNSTTKYPALTIDISVQTENEYFSTTYKRVSHAESKEENNAYLSPKVFIKEYQWNDKAQGHLSNLETQSKINLTDETPNQSRRRIIQSMPDNSAKPIRSNLKHHENENLPEMHHLPERYMDSELPNFDDYDTIHRIPQLTSRTLPYIIESRNYESNLVRLLPHPNDDERQSIPKHNYRGKSCQRRMHREFYGMDVPYLDHQEAQKSGRRPDLSSKGKNTDFDHRLHCNCSRHMMSKCRSPSHYRPQISKCLKYCDRVNAPYCPYPSPLYFHDGVS; encoded by the exons ATGGTGACGTCACGCAGCGCTGAAATCATTCAGAGAGTACTGACGTACTCGCAGGGGAAGAGTT TTACAAATCGTTCGAGGTCGAGGAGACTGCGTCCACCAGGTCGTGTCTCTTCGCGGAGATGCCTGACGCATAAAGGGAAGACACACAGAAGAAACAGCCTCGGTCGGAGAAACATCCAAACAACACCAGTAGTGGTAGACGATATCAAATGCCGGAGCAACAGTTATGGCTCAAG ATCTGACGATGTGGAAGTAATGTACCAGTACTTAAAGCAGAGGCCACCCACCGAAGTACGATATTTGTCCAGCATAAGGAACGCCGTATGCAAGAATCTGCTGGATCTATGTGAGAGTGCGGAG GACCGTCCTTGCGCCAAAAGCCGCTACGAACGCCACAGAAGAATATGTCCCCAGAGAGAAGGAAAGGAGACCAAT AAAATTGGCGTTcaagtaaaacaaaaatcatGTTTCTGTCAGACACCATCTTCATGCGTctgtaaaaaacaattatattcaaATCAGCCACTAAGATTTATAAAGGAACCGGACAATTTAAAAACTGATATTGAACAATGGGTgggaaatatgtttttattgaacAATTTTGATGATATCAAAGATCAAAAAGATTTTATGGTAGACAAGCTCATTGATTTGATGAAACAAATTCACACAGAAGGAATGAATTATCAGCAAGCTAAGGATGAGATTGATAGAGAGTTAAAGCGTTTGGAAATATGGAATATAGATGAAAATGAAAGCTTCGTAGATAAATTAGCTGAATGTTTTTTGATGAAGTTTGTGCAACTGCAACTCCCTGATAAACTTGGTAATTATACATTGAAAGAATTGTTAGAGAAAATATCTTTCGAAGGCTACATTCCTAATGCGGAGATAAAAATAAAGGACTTACCAGGATTTTCAAAACTTACCGATACTGAAACTAAACTATTGGCTAAGACCCTTATTGCAGCTTTAAAAGAACAAGACTTTACGAATGACGATAAAAGTCACTCCAAACGACTACGTCAGTTTGATAAGACCGATAAATTTCCGAATGACATTCAAATTGTAACCGATACTTTAAAGGAGAAGGAAGTTTTTATACCTGAAATTTCAGAACACAATTTAGAACAAATGAGAAGTGAAcaaaataagatgaataaaaacCGTCTAAATCTATTACATGAAGTAGAAAATAAGGAAGGAATTAAGTTTGAAGAAGATTTTTCTAAATTTCAGGAAAGTCAACCTGATGTCAGTTTCGTTAGACGGAAAGTGAAGAATGAGCCAACTGACCAAGAAGAAAAAAGGAGAGgaaatttagtaaaaataattgatgacattaatttaaaaaaagaaaaatattcccCTAAAATTGTAAGCGATTCGGCAGATATGACAACTAATGAGACAATAAAAGTTACTAAAAATCTTCAAGATAAAAGTTACACTGAACCGAAAAATCGAAAACAGTGGCACCAAGataattttacaaagtttttacAAAACGAAATTGATGGTTTAATACGAAGTGTTGACAAAGATAATTTTGAAGAATCATTAGCTTTAAAGTTAAGTGAATGGTTGCAGGATACTCTTAGTAAAGTAAACATGACAGAATTTGATACTACGAATGAGGCAAATAGTAGcagtaataaaactaaaaatgttgGTTTCAACAATAAGTTTGCAATGCGGTATCGGTCACGAGACTCTATTAACACTTTATATGACGATGGTAATATCGATGATACTGATCCTTCGAAAACGCAACTAACTAGTGATTCACCTTTTGATGCAAATAAAATGAGTAGATCAAATATTCTACACAAGGAAAATGAAAATTTGCGCCTCTCTGAAATCCATGTCTCAACACCATTAAAAGAGCCGTTAAATACGACACACCTCACACAGTTTCAATCTCCTATTCGTAAAGATCGACGTGATACGAATAGCAGTGATGTTACAGATGATCAGAGtgttaatgaaaatttaatgggttcacaaaaaaaattatgtattaaagaTTTCTTGAGAACATGGTTACGTGAAATGAATTTATTCAACAAGGATATTGAAGAACAAATAGTTGGTATTTTAGCAAAGGATATTATGGACCGACAAAAGTATTTAGAGGTTTCAAATACTTTACCGACTAGCAACGAAGAGTTGGAGCatctaaaatatcaaatatacaAGCGATTAAAAAGTATCATAAGTTATGAAAATCTGCCTCAAGTAATCCAAAATACTAATGATTTGTTtgatcacttaaaaaataatttacattgtAGTGATATCGAAAACACATCTTTTGATTTGAAAGAAGCAGCAAATTATATAAATCGGCCTAAAAAATCCACAGACAATGATATTGACGCCaaagaaaacatagaaaagtCTAGGAATATTTTGTCAACACCACAAAaatacttccaaaataaaatcCATCGATTTCATTCTCAACAACCTCAAGATACTGCAAATAATAGTGAAAAGCCTGTTGATCATatttcacaaaatctttctaatatcaaagaaattttacaaaaatggTTTAAAGAACTAAACATTTTGGACAATGTTATTGAGAGCAACGTTGTTGATCTTTTAGCACAAGATCTTGTagaaaaacaaaactatttccAACTTTCAAATCCTAGACTATCTATAAATGACCTTTCTCATAAAATTTGTAAGAGATTACAAAATGTCGTAAATGAAGATGACCTTTCTAATGCAATGCAAGAAACTACTATTTTATATGAACgcttgaaaaaattattaaagaaatcaAGTGAACCCGTAAATAAAACTTATGAATCCAATAACGAAAAAGATATGACTAATCATCCTAAAGATCCTAATTCTAACATAATTGGTAAAGAAATTAAATACACATCAACACCCCGAAATACcctaaaaaataagtttaaccAAACCTTATCTTTATCATCTATACACGAAGAACCGCATGATGCTTCACATTATAGTAAAAAACCAAATGAAAATCATGTACAAAAAATTTCACATATTTTAAACGAATGGTTTGGCAAATTAAACATGTTCGGCAaggtaattcaaaataaaattgttgatCTATTAACACAAGACATCATAGATAGGAAAAATTATTTACAGGCAATCAATACCAAACTCTCAAATGACATGGAGTTAGAAcatcttaaatatttaattttcaagcGGTTAAATAATATTGCCAATGATGTGGACTTGGGTCGTGCCATGAAATACGCTGCTGAATTATTCATTCCTTTAAAAGACGTATACAAAGACAATTCTGAAATCGAagaccagttttcaaatctaacgTTCGGACTGGAACGTCAGCTCAAAGATACTAGCAAAACTTTTTATAATGATCGCCAGTATCTCAAAAATGACGGTGAATTGACTGCTTCGCCATGGAACTCACTGAAAAAGCAAATAGTAGAAATGATAAGGAAAGAATATTTTCCAGGAAGTGTGCCCAACATTGATATAGTAAAAGAAATTGACCAATTTATAGAAAACGTAGTTCGGAAATCATTACATAGAAAGAGTGACTTAGAATTgagaaatgaaattaaagacCTTTTTAACAAATGTCACTTGCATTTCAATGATTCGGATTTTTTAGAAGAAGAActtatacaattaataaaaagcgTGAAGGAAGACATTTCAACAAATACTCAAGAGGAGTTGGTTTCTGCAATGGATGAATACAAAGAGCGTATTCGTGATACAATAACAAAAACCATACCATTTTTAGAAGGAATAGATCCATCTTTTGAAGCACTAAAAGACAAATTAGCAGATGCTTTTGTAAGTCTTCATTATATTGCTGATAAACCAGAGGAAAAACATGAATATAGAACGAAAATTCGAGGAGAAATTGGTCGTTTTTGTGATAACTTTTTAAAACGTTTCCCAGCTTTACAATCAAATTTAGAAAACATTAATGAAGATCTTTATAATGCTCTTTTAGAAGTTTCGGTACCTTGTAATGAATTATTAGAACACACACTTGAGAGCTTTAATAGTATTCAGGATATAATACGTGAATGGATAAATGAGTTACCCCTAAATCAGTCTGAACAGTTGTTAGCAAAGAAATCAACAGGCATACTAGAGTTAACTAATactttacataaatttaaaaagaaacgaGACATACCACATAGTCAAAATGATGAAAGTACAATAAATGCAATCATTGACTGGTTAAAAAAGTTGCCCATTGGGAATTCACCTCCTTTCAATTTCCACGACGAAGCTGAAAAGCTTTTGAATGCAATTGTAGGTGAAAAAACTGAAGGAAATGTACAATCTATAAAAAGCGATAAAAATACTCAATATACACCAAGGATACCACCTAGCACCTTAAGTGCCAAAGATAAGGAGCACTTACAAATAGTTCGTGAACGGAATTCAAAATCTCaagcttataaaaatgaatttaattcCACTACCAAATACCCTGCACTTACCATTGACATAAGTGTGCAAActgaaaatgaatattttagcaCAACATATAAACGAGTATCACACGCTGAAAGTAAAGAAGAAAATAACGCATATCTCTCACCAAAAGTTTTCATTAAAGAATATCAATGGAACGACAAAGCTCAGGGTCATCTATCGAATTTGGAAACGCAatcgaaaataaatttaactgaTGAAACACCCAATCAATCAAGAAGAAGGATAATTCAAAGCATGCCAGATAATTCTGCAAAGCCGATAAGGTCTAATTTAAAACACCATGAGAACGAAAATCTACCAGAAATGCATCATTTACCTGAAAGATATATGGACTCAGAATTACCGAATTTTGATGATTATGATACTATTCACAGAATACCGCAGTTGACTTCGCGGACACTACCATACATAATAGAATCACGTAACTACGAAAGTAATCTCGTTAGATTGCTTCCACATCCAAATGATGATGAAAGACAAAGTATCCCTAAACATAATTATAGAGGGAAAAGTTGTCAACGCAGAATGCATAGAGAATTTTATGGAATGGACGTACCATACTTAGATCATCAAGAAGCACAAAAAAGTGGTAGACGTCCAGATTTATCTAGTAAAGGTAAAAATACAGACTTTGATCATAGGTTGCATTGTAATTGCAGTCGTCACATGATGAGTAAATGCCGGTCTCCTAGTCATTATCGGCCTCAAATTAGTAAATGTCTTAAATATTGTGATCGTGTTAATGCTCCGTATTGTCCTTATCCTAGTCCATTGTATTTCCATGATGGTGTGTCGTAA